One segment of Strix aluco isolate bStrAlu1 chromosome 4, bStrAlu1.hap1, whole genome shotgun sequence DNA contains the following:
- the HTRA2 gene encoding serine protease HTRA2, mitochondrial isoform X1 — protein MAALARWVRVPLRPGAVGWCRSLCGAAEAPPSPLPPPPPPPPPPSAGGRALAAALGAGAAALVLLWAREGEGRRPALPALQAAVPAPPPPASPRAAFNFIADVVEKTAPALVYVEIVGRHPFSGRDVPISNGSGFLVSPDGLIVTNAHVVANRRRVRVKLASGEQYDAVVQDVDQVADIATIKIKPKVGVVVTETLPLSPPSAHPPPPLFQHPLPTLPLGRSSEVRQGEFVVAMGSPFALQNTITSGIVSSAQRGSRELGLAASDMEYIQTDAAIDFGNSGGPLVNLDGEVIGVNTMKVTSGISFAIPSDRLRKFLQKEEQRKSSWFGNAETKRRYIGVMMLTLTPSILAELKLRDPSFPDVSYGVLIHKVIIGSPAHQAGLKAGDVVLEINGQASRRAEDVYEAVRTQQSLALLVRRSYDTLLVSVVPEVTE, from the exons ATGGCGGCGCTGGCGCGGTGGGTGCGGGTCCCGCTGCGGCCGGGCGCGGTGGGGTGGTGCCGGTCGCTGTGCGGGGCTGCCGAGGCGCCCCCTTCCCcgctgccgcctcctcctccacctccaccaccaccctccgCCGGGGGCCGGGCGTtggcggcggcgctgggcgcTGGGGCGGCGGCGCTGGTGCTGCTGTGGGCCCGGGAGGGTGAGGGCCGCCGGcccgcgctgcctgcgctgcAAGCCGCCgtgcccgctccgccgccgcccgcctcgcccCGCGCCGCCTTCAACTTCATCGCCGATGTGGTGGAGAAGACGGCGCCCGCACTGGTCTACGTGGAGATCGTGGGCAG GCACCCCTTTTCGGGCCGTGATGTGCCCATCTCCAATGGCTCGGGCTTCCTGGTGTCTCCAGACGGGCTCATTGTGACCAACGCCCACGTGGTGGCGAACCGGCGACGCGTGCGGGTGAAGCTGGCCAGCGGCGAGCAGTATGATGCCGTGGTGCAGGACGTGGACCAGGTTGCAGACATCGCTACCATCAAGATCAAGCCTAAGGTGGGTGTTGTGGTCACGGAGACGCTCCCTTTGTCCCCACCATCcgctcaccctcctcctcctctcttccagcacccgctgcccaccctgcccctcGGGCGCTCCTCGGAGGTGCGGCAGGGAGAGTTCGTGGTGGCCATGGGCAGCCCGTTTGCACTGCAGAACACCATCACCTCCGGCATCGTCAGCTCTGCGCAGCGGGGCAGCCGGGAGCTGGGCCTGGCCGCCTCTGACATGGAGTACATCCAGACCGATGCAGCTATTGAC tttGGGAACTCCGGGGGCCCCCTTGTCAACTTG GATGGTGAAGTGATTGGGGTGAACACGATGAAGGTGACCTCGGGCATCTCTTTTGCCATCCCCTCGGACCGGctgcggaagttcctgcaaaagGAGGAGCAGCGCAAAA GCTCTTGGTTTGGCAATGCAGAGACAAAGCGGCGCTACATAGGGGTGATGATGCTGACTCTGACACCGAG CATCCTGGCTGAGCTGAAGCTCCGTGATCCCAGCTTCCCAGATGTCTCCTATGGAGTGCTAATCCACAAGGTGATCATCGGCTCCCCGGCCCATCA GGCAGGGCTGAAGGCAGGTGACGTCGTGCTGGAGATCAACGGGCAGGCATCGCGCCGTGCCGAGGACGTCTACGAGGCCGTGCGGACGCAGCAGAGCCTGGCCTTGCTGGTGCGGCGCAGCTACGACACTTTGCTGGTGAGCGTTGTCCCCGAGGTGACGGAGTAG
- the HTRA2 gene encoding serine protease HTRA2, mitochondrial isoform X2, translated as MAALARWVRVPLRPGAVGWCRSLCGAAEAPPSPLPPPPPPPPPPSAGGRALAAALGAGAAALVLLWAREGEGRRPALPALQAAVPAPPPPASPRAAFNFIADVVEKTAPALVYVEIVGRHPFSGRDVPISNGSGFLVSPDGLIVTNAHVVANRRRVRVKLASGEQYDAVVQDVDQVADIATIKIKPKHPLPTLPLGRSSEVRQGEFVVAMGSPFALQNTITSGIVSSAQRGSRELGLAASDMEYIQTDAAIDFGNSGGPLVNLDGEVIGVNTMKVTSGISFAIPSDRLRKFLQKEEQRKSSWFGNAETKRRYIGVMMLTLTPSILAELKLRDPSFPDVSYGVLIHKVIIGSPAHQAGLKAGDVVLEINGQASRRAEDVYEAVRTQQSLALLVRRSYDTLLVSVVPEVTE; from the exons ATGGCGGCGCTGGCGCGGTGGGTGCGGGTCCCGCTGCGGCCGGGCGCGGTGGGGTGGTGCCGGTCGCTGTGCGGGGCTGCCGAGGCGCCCCCTTCCCcgctgccgcctcctcctccacctccaccaccaccctccgCCGGGGGCCGGGCGTtggcggcggcgctgggcgcTGGGGCGGCGGCGCTGGTGCTGCTGTGGGCCCGGGAGGGTGAGGGCCGCCGGcccgcgctgcctgcgctgcAAGCCGCCgtgcccgctccgccgccgcccgcctcgcccCGCGCCGCCTTCAACTTCATCGCCGATGTGGTGGAGAAGACGGCGCCCGCACTGGTCTACGTGGAGATCGTGGGCAG GCACCCCTTTTCGGGCCGTGATGTGCCCATCTCCAATGGCTCGGGCTTCCTGGTGTCTCCAGACGGGCTCATTGTGACCAACGCCCACGTGGTGGCGAACCGGCGACGCGTGCGGGTGAAGCTGGCCAGCGGCGAGCAGTATGATGCCGTGGTGCAGGACGTGGACCAGGTTGCAGACATCGCTACCATCAAGATCAAGCCTAAG cacccgctgcccaccctgcccctcGGGCGCTCCTCGGAGGTGCGGCAGGGAGAGTTCGTGGTGGCCATGGGCAGCCCGTTTGCACTGCAGAACACCATCACCTCCGGCATCGTCAGCTCTGCGCAGCGGGGCAGCCGGGAGCTGGGCCTGGCCGCCTCTGACATGGAGTACATCCAGACCGATGCAGCTATTGAC tttGGGAACTCCGGGGGCCCCCTTGTCAACTTG GATGGTGAAGTGATTGGGGTGAACACGATGAAGGTGACCTCGGGCATCTCTTTTGCCATCCCCTCGGACCGGctgcggaagttcctgcaaaagGAGGAGCAGCGCAAAA GCTCTTGGTTTGGCAATGCAGAGACAAAGCGGCGCTACATAGGGGTGATGATGCTGACTCTGACACCGAG CATCCTGGCTGAGCTGAAGCTCCGTGATCCCAGCTTCCCAGATGTCTCCTATGGAGTGCTAATCCACAAGGTGATCATCGGCTCCCCGGCCCATCA GGCAGGGCTGAAGGCAGGTGACGTCGTGCTGGAGATCAACGGGCAGGCATCGCGCCGTGCCGAGGACGTCTACGAGGCCGTGCGGACGCAGCAGAGCCTGGCCTTGCTGGTGCGGCGCAGCTACGACACTTTGCTGGTGAGCGTTGTCCCCGAGGTGACGGAGTAG
- the HTRA2 gene encoding serine protease HTRA2, mitochondrial isoform X3 codes for MAALARWVRVPLRPGAVGWCRSLCGAAEAPPSPLPPPPPPPPPPSAGGRALAAALGAGAAALVLLWAREGEGRRPALPALQAAVPAPPPPASPRAAFNFIADVVEKTAPALVYVEIVGRHPFSGRDVPISNGSGFLVSPDGLIVTNAHVVANRRRVRVKLASGEQYDAVVQDVDQVADIATIKIKPKVGVVVTETLPLSPPSAHPPPPLFQHPLPTLPLGRSSEVRQGEFVVAMGSPFALQNTITSGIVSSAQRGSRELGLAASDMEYIQTDAAIDFGNSGGPLVNLDGEVIGVNTMKVTSGISFAIPSDRLRKFLQKEEQRKSSWFGNAETKRRYIGVMMLTLTPSILAELKLRDPSFPDVSYGVLIHKVIIGSPAHQLAILLAEAAGGQRPPGVAARAPL; via the exons ATGGCGGCGCTGGCGCGGTGGGTGCGGGTCCCGCTGCGGCCGGGCGCGGTGGGGTGGTGCCGGTCGCTGTGCGGGGCTGCCGAGGCGCCCCCTTCCCcgctgccgcctcctcctccacctccaccaccaccctccgCCGGGGGCCGGGCGTtggcggcggcgctgggcgcTGGGGCGGCGGCGCTGGTGCTGCTGTGGGCCCGGGAGGGTGAGGGCCGCCGGcccgcgctgcctgcgctgcAAGCCGCCgtgcccgctccgccgccgcccgcctcgcccCGCGCCGCCTTCAACTTCATCGCCGATGTGGTGGAGAAGACGGCGCCCGCACTGGTCTACGTGGAGATCGTGGGCAG GCACCCCTTTTCGGGCCGTGATGTGCCCATCTCCAATGGCTCGGGCTTCCTGGTGTCTCCAGACGGGCTCATTGTGACCAACGCCCACGTGGTGGCGAACCGGCGACGCGTGCGGGTGAAGCTGGCCAGCGGCGAGCAGTATGATGCCGTGGTGCAGGACGTGGACCAGGTTGCAGACATCGCTACCATCAAGATCAAGCCTAAGGTGGGTGTTGTGGTCACGGAGACGCTCCCTTTGTCCCCACCATCcgctcaccctcctcctcctctcttccagcacccgctgcccaccctgcccctcGGGCGCTCCTCGGAGGTGCGGCAGGGAGAGTTCGTGGTGGCCATGGGCAGCCCGTTTGCACTGCAGAACACCATCACCTCCGGCATCGTCAGCTCTGCGCAGCGGGGCAGCCGGGAGCTGGGCCTGGCCGCCTCTGACATGGAGTACATCCAGACCGATGCAGCTATTGAC tttGGGAACTCCGGGGGCCCCCTTGTCAACTTG GATGGTGAAGTGATTGGGGTGAACACGATGAAGGTGACCTCGGGCATCTCTTTTGCCATCCCCTCGGACCGGctgcggaagttcctgcaaaagGAGGAGCAGCGCAAAA GCTCTTGGTTTGGCAATGCAGAGACAAAGCGGCGCTACATAGGGGTGATGATGCTGACTCTGACACCGAG CATCCTGGCTGAGCTGAAGCTCCGTGATCCCAGCTTCCCAGATGTCTCCTATGGAGTGCTAATCCACAAGGTGATCATCGGCTCCCCGGCCCATCA GCTTGCCATCCTGTTGGCCGAGGCAGCTGGGGGCCAGAGGCCACCCGGTGTGGCAGCCCGAGCCCCCCTGTAG
- the HTRA2 gene encoding serine protease HTRA2, mitochondrial isoform X6 — MAALARWVRVPLRPGAVGWCRSLCGAAEAPPSPLPPPPPPPPPPSAGGRALAAALGAGAAALVLLWAREGEGRRPALPALQAAVPAPPPPASPRAAFNFIADVVEKTAPALVYVEIVGRHPFSGRDVPISNGSGFLVSPDGLIVTNAHVVANRRRVRVKLASGEQYDAVVQDVDQVADIATIKIKPKHPLPTLPLGRSSEVRQGEFVVAMGSPFALQNTITSGIVSSAQRGSRELGLAASDMEYIQTDAAIDFGNSGGPLVNLDGEVIGVNTMKVTSGISFAIPSDRLRKFLQKEEQRKTLPAVGRLCCYFPVATEAWISIEVQKENPLLLQCRSQHMGK; from the exons ATGGCGGCGCTGGCGCGGTGGGTGCGGGTCCCGCTGCGGCCGGGCGCGGTGGGGTGGTGCCGGTCGCTGTGCGGGGCTGCCGAGGCGCCCCCTTCCCcgctgccgcctcctcctccacctccaccaccaccctccgCCGGGGGCCGGGCGTtggcggcggcgctgggcgcTGGGGCGGCGGCGCTGGTGCTGCTGTGGGCCCGGGAGGGTGAGGGCCGCCGGcccgcgctgcctgcgctgcAAGCCGCCgtgcccgctccgccgccgcccgcctcgcccCGCGCCGCCTTCAACTTCATCGCCGATGTGGTGGAGAAGACGGCGCCCGCACTGGTCTACGTGGAGATCGTGGGCAG GCACCCCTTTTCGGGCCGTGATGTGCCCATCTCCAATGGCTCGGGCTTCCTGGTGTCTCCAGACGGGCTCATTGTGACCAACGCCCACGTGGTGGCGAACCGGCGACGCGTGCGGGTGAAGCTGGCCAGCGGCGAGCAGTATGATGCCGTGGTGCAGGACGTGGACCAGGTTGCAGACATCGCTACCATCAAGATCAAGCCTAAG cacccgctgcccaccctgcccctcGGGCGCTCCTCGGAGGTGCGGCAGGGAGAGTTCGTGGTGGCCATGGGCAGCCCGTTTGCACTGCAGAACACCATCACCTCCGGCATCGTCAGCTCTGCGCAGCGGGGCAGCCGGGAGCTGGGCCTGGCCGCCTCTGACATGGAGTACATCCAGACCGATGCAGCTATTGAC tttGGGAACTCCGGGGGCCCCCTTGTCAACTTG GATGGTGAAGTGATTGGGGTGAACACGATGAAGGTGACCTCGGGCATCTCTTTTGCCATCCCCTCGGACCGGctgcggaagttcctgcaaaagGAGGAGCAGCGCAAAA CTCTCCCTGCCGTGGGAAGGCTCTGCTGCTACTTccctgtggcaactgaggcatggatctccattgaagtgcagaaggaaaatcctttattattacaatg TAGATCTCAACATATGGGAAAATGA
- the HTRA2 gene encoding serine protease HTRA2, mitochondrial isoform X5: MAALARWVRVPLRPGAVGWCRSLCGAAEAPPSPLPPPPPPPPPPSAGGRALAAALGAGAAALVLLWAREGEGRRPALPALQAAVPAPPPPASPRAAFNFIADVVEKTAPALVYVEIVGRHPFSGRDVPISNGSGFLVSPDGLIVTNAHVVANRRRVRVKLASGEQYDAVVQDVDQVADIATIKIKPKHPLPTLPLGRSSEVRQGEFVVAMGSPFALQNTITSGIVSSAQRGSRELGLAASDMEYIQTDAAIDFGNSGGPLVNLDGEVIGVNTMKVTSGISFAIPSDRLRKFLQKEEQRKTLPAVGRLCCYFPVATEAWISIEVQKENPLLLQWPASPPNLAASLGRCRAELALLQASAG, from the exons ATGGCGGCGCTGGCGCGGTGGGTGCGGGTCCCGCTGCGGCCGGGCGCGGTGGGGTGGTGCCGGTCGCTGTGCGGGGCTGCCGAGGCGCCCCCTTCCCcgctgccgcctcctcctccacctccaccaccaccctccgCCGGGGGCCGGGCGTtggcggcggcgctgggcgcTGGGGCGGCGGCGCTGGTGCTGCTGTGGGCCCGGGAGGGTGAGGGCCGCCGGcccgcgctgcctgcgctgcAAGCCGCCgtgcccgctccgccgccgcccgcctcgcccCGCGCCGCCTTCAACTTCATCGCCGATGTGGTGGAGAAGACGGCGCCCGCACTGGTCTACGTGGAGATCGTGGGCAG GCACCCCTTTTCGGGCCGTGATGTGCCCATCTCCAATGGCTCGGGCTTCCTGGTGTCTCCAGACGGGCTCATTGTGACCAACGCCCACGTGGTGGCGAACCGGCGACGCGTGCGGGTGAAGCTGGCCAGCGGCGAGCAGTATGATGCCGTGGTGCAGGACGTGGACCAGGTTGCAGACATCGCTACCATCAAGATCAAGCCTAAG cacccgctgcccaccctgcccctcGGGCGCTCCTCGGAGGTGCGGCAGGGAGAGTTCGTGGTGGCCATGGGCAGCCCGTTTGCACTGCAGAACACCATCACCTCCGGCATCGTCAGCTCTGCGCAGCGGGGCAGCCGGGAGCTGGGCCTGGCCGCCTCTGACATGGAGTACATCCAGACCGATGCAGCTATTGAC tttGGGAACTCCGGGGGCCCCCTTGTCAACTTG GATGGTGAAGTGATTGGGGTGAACACGATGAAGGTGACCTCGGGCATCTCTTTTGCCATCCCCTCGGACCGGctgcggaagttcctgcaaaagGAGGAGCAGCGCAAAA CTCTCCCTGCCGTGGGAAGGCTCTGCTGCTACTTccctgtggcaactgaggcatggatctccattgaagtgcagaaggaaaatcctttattattacaatg gcctgcttctcctccaaaccttgctgcttctctaggccggtgcagagcagagctggcacttctccaagccagcgcaggatag
- the HTRA2 gene encoding serine protease HTRA2, mitochondrial isoform X4, with protein sequence MAALARWVRVPLRPGAVGWCRSLCGAAEAPPSPLPPPPPPPPPPSAGGRALAAALGAGAAALVLLWAREGEGRRPALPALQAAVPAPPPPASPRAAFNFIADVVEKTAPALVYVEIVGRHPFSGRDVPISNGSGFLVSPDGLIVTNAHVVANRRRVRVKLASGEQYDAVVQDVDQVADIATIKIKPKHPLPTLPLGRSSEVRQGEFVVAMGSPFALQNTITSGIVSSAQRGSRELGLAASDMEYIQTDAAIDFGNSGGPLVNLDGEVIGVNTMKVTSGISFAIPSDRLRKFLQKEEQRKTLPAVGRLCCYFPVATEAWISIEVQKENPLLLQWYILMLLLCSRYLSSYFMINKLAARQSSTLCPTNSSILSLS encoded by the exons ATGGCGGCGCTGGCGCGGTGGGTGCGGGTCCCGCTGCGGCCGGGCGCGGTGGGGTGGTGCCGGTCGCTGTGCGGGGCTGCCGAGGCGCCCCCTTCCCcgctgccgcctcctcctccacctccaccaccaccctccgCCGGGGGCCGGGCGTtggcggcggcgctgggcgcTGGGGCGGCGGCGCTGGTGCTGCTGTGGGCCCGGGAGGGTGAGGGCCGCCGGcccgcgctgcctgcgctgcAAGCCGCCgtgcccgctccgccgccgcccgcctcgcccCGCGCCGCCTTCAACTTCATCGCCGATGTGGTGGAGAAGACGGCGCCCGCACTGGTCTACGTGGAGATCGTGGGCAG GCACCCCTTTTCGGGCCGTGATGTGCCCATCTCCAATGGCTCGGGCTTCCTGGTGTCTCCAGACGGGCTCATTGTGACCAACGCCCACGTGGTGGCGAACCGGCGACGCGTGCGGGTGAAGCTGGCCAGCGGCGAGCAGTATGATGCCGTGGTGCAGGACGTGGACCAGGTTGCAGACATCGCTACCATCAAGATCAAGCCTAAG cacccgctgcccaccctgcccctcGGGCGCTCCTCGGAGGTGCGGCAGGGAGAGTTCGTGGTGGCCATGGGCAGCCCGTTTGCACTGCAGAACACCATCACCTCCGGCATCGTCAGCTCTGCGCAGCGGGGCAGCCGGGAGCTGGGCCTGGCCGCCTCTGACATGGAGTACATCCAGACCGATGCAGCTATTGAC tttGGGAACTCCGGGGGCCCCCTTGTCAACTTG GATGGTGAAGTGATTGGGGTGAACACGATGAAGGTGACCTCGGGCATCTCTTTTGCCATCCCCTCGGACCGGctgcggaagttcctgcaaaagGAGGAGCAGCGCAAAA CTCTCCCTGCCGTGGGAAGGCTCTGCTGCTACTTccctgtggcaactgaggcatggatctccattgaagtgcagaaggaaaatcctttattattacaatggtacatacttatgctcttgctatgctctcgctaccttagctcttacttcatgataaacAAATTGgcagctagacagtcatcaaccctctgtcccacaaacagttccatactttctctGAGCTGa